GGCATAGACAAGGGTATTGGCCGTCCCCAGATCAATGGCTAGATCATTGGAAAAAAGACCAACGAAGTAATCAAGAAAAAACATATTCACTCCACCAAGTCCGCTGGCGAGTACCACTGGAGGCTAGCATTATCAACAAATTTATTGCTTTTTCAACATCTTCCAAGCTATCGAAATCATCTAAAAAGGAAAGGTTATGCTCGATCTGTTAAGGCGTCGTGCCAGTTCCTGGCTTATCAAGGCGATGTTGGCCGTGATTGTACTCTCCTTCGCCCTCTACTTTGGCTATACACAGATCGAATACCAGCGCCAAAGGTCAAAACAGTCCATTGCCGTGGTAGGAGATACCGTGATCCCCAGACAAACATTTGATGTTTTTCTGGAAAACAACCTCTCCCAGCTAAGGCAGTCCTCCCGGGAAGAACTGCCGGAAAATTTTGAGACCTTCTTGAAGCAAAACCTCCTTCAGCAGCTTGTTGCACAAGAGGTCGCCCACCTCTACGCCCTCTCCTTAGGTATTCGTGTTCCCGACAAGAAGGTCGCCGAAGCAATCCAGGAAAATTCAATGTTCGTCAAAAATGGGGTCTTTGATTACGAATTTTACCACAACAACTACCGCCCCTACTTTAATAAACGGTTCGGGGAGGACTTTGAAAAGGTGGTGAAAAAGGAACTCGCCCTCAATTATTTAAGCAGACTCTCCTCCCTCTGTTACGACCCATGGGAAGGCGTCTTACGTCAGTCCAACAGGGAAGAAAAAACCCTCTCTTCCTCGCAGATTCTCTCCCAATGGATCGAGCACTTCCGTGAACAAACCAAAATACAGATTTATCCAGACACTGTTTGATCAGGGGGGTGAGGTTTACGAGGTCGGCGGTACCGTGCGGGACCACCTCCTCCACCGCTCTCATAAAGATAATGATCTCCTGGTCACAAAGCTCTCCTACACACAAATCCTGGATATTTTAAAACCACTGGGGGAGGTGTTTACTGTCGGCAAAAGTTTTGGGGTTATCAAGTTTCATCCGAAAGAATCCCCTGATCTCTGTTTTGACCTCGCCCTTCCCCGAAAAGAGGTCTCCACGGGAGTTGGTCACCGCGATTTTGAGGTCGACTTTAATCCCGACCTGCCCGTTGAATTTGATTTAGCACGACGCGATTTTACAATTAACGCCATGGCGCTTCATTTGAAAAAACAAACCTTAATCGATCCGTTTGGAGGCGAGGAGGATTTGAAAGGGAAAATTCTGCGAGCCGTCTCGGACCGGGCGTTTGAAGAGGACCCGTTGAGACTCCTTCGTGGTATCCAGTTTGCCGCCCGCTTCGAACTAATCGTCGAGGAAAAAACGCTCGCATCAATTAAAAAAAACGCCTCTCTCATCCAAACGGTCTCTGTGGAGAGGATCGCAGAGGAGATCCGTAAGCTGTTTCTGGCGAGACAACCTTCACGGGGTTTTGTCCTGATGCAACAAACCGGGCTGCTGGGTCATGTTTTCCCTGAACTGGAGCAAAATGTTGGGGTCAAGCAGGGGAACAAGATTCGTAACGATGACGTCTTTATGCACACAATGCGGGTGCTGGATGCCTCCCGAGAAGACAAGGCGATTCCGTCTGCAGGAGATCTGGAACTGATGCTATCCGCCCTCTATCACGACGTCGGGAAGGCACGAACGCGTCGTTTTGTTCCGGAAAAAAACCGGATCACCTTCTATGGCCATCAAACCCTTTCAAACAAAATGGCCCGTAAACGATTCCAGGTGCTGAAACTTTCAACGATAGGGGTGGATGTCGAACGGGTCGCCAACCTGATTGAGCATCATATGTTTCAAACCAAGTCGTTTTTTTCGGACCGCGCGATCCGGCGGTTTATCAACAAGGTGGGACCGGATCTTATCCTGAAACTGGTCGATCTGCGACTCGCAGATAACCGGGGCGGGAAGTACCCCGAAGGGATTCATGGGGTTCTCCGGCTCCGAAAAAAGATCGCCGAGGAGCTCGCCAACCAGCCTCCCCTTTCGCCCAAAGACCTTGCCGTAAGCGGTTTTGATATCATGAAGCTTGGGGTCCCTGAAGGGCCACTCGTCGGACAGATCTTGAAAGATCTCCTGGAAGTTGTCATTGACAATCCGGAAAGAAACAACCAAGAGGAGCTGATCCAACTTGCCAAAGAAATCATCCAAAAAGAACAGGGTAAAAAATAACAAGAAATCGCACCCGCCGTTTGGCGAGAAGGAGTTTGTCCGATCTGTCTGGAAGGCGATGAGAGAACAGGAAAAGAAGAATCCCTCCATCGCCCTCCTTCATAAAAAACTCTCGGGCGAAATGAATAAAACCGAGCTGATCGGTCTCACGGGAGGAATGGCATCGGGAAAATCACTGATTGCCTCCTTTTTCAAAAAGAGAAAAGTTCCGGTTGTTGATGCAGATCAGGTTGCACGTGAGGTGGTTCAACCCGAAACACCGGCCTGGCAGAAAATCGTCCAAACATTTGGACCGGGAATCCTAAAACCGGACAAAAACATTGACCGCCAGGGCCTGGGACAAATCGTCTTCTCCAACGAATCACGGAGAAAAATATTGGAGGAGATCACCCATCCTGAAATTTTCAAGGGAATACGAGCCAAGGTCGATCAGTTCAGAAAAAAAGGGTTCCCGATCATTGTCATTGATGCCGCTCTCCTTTTTGAATCAGGGCTTGACTGTGGCATGAAGAGCACCATCCTTGTGGTGACAAAACCGTCTGTTCAGCTGAAACGTTTGATGAAACGAGACAAACTTTCGGAGGCGGATGCCTGGAACCGTATTCTCTCCCAAACAGGTGAGGGTCAAAAAAGAGAGAGGGCCACCTACGTGATCGACAATAGCGAAACTCGACTGGCGACAGAGAAGCAGTTCCTTAAAATCTGGAGGGACGTCGGTCCCGACCACCCGAGGCGCGCCGGTCACGGTCTCTGAACCCACCACGATCACGATCGCGCGGTCCACGATCACGACGCTGTCCTTCCCCTTCAGGAGGCGGTGTCCAGCCTTCTGGGGCAGGCATCGTGTCCCGTCGGCTCAAGGCAACCTTTCCGCTCGGTTCAATCCGGATGACTTTGACCTGCACCTCATCTCCCTCCTTGAGGACATCCTCCACACGGTTCACACGCTGATAGTCGATCTGCGAGATATGCAGAAGGCCGTCCGTATTGGGAAGGATCGTGACAAACGCCCCAAAGTCAGTGATCTTGGCCACCTTCCCCGTGTAAATCTTGCCTAATTCGGGAACCGCCGTAGAGGCCTCCACCTTTTCAACCGCCTTCCTCATCGCCTCTTCATTAATGGCAAAGATTTTTACGGAGCCGTCATCCTCGACGTCGACCTTGGCCCCGGTCTCTTCAATAATCCCACGAATGTTCTTTCCGCCCGTTCCGATGAGCGCCCCAATCATATCCTTGGGGATCTTGATCATCGTCATACGCGGGGCATAGGGCGATAACTCGGGCTTTGGCAGGGCAATCGCCTGTATCATCTTGCCCAAAATATGGAGGCGACCCCGGCGGGCCTGATCAAGTGCCTGACTTAAAATCTCCTCTGAAATACCGGCGATCTTGATATCCATCTGAAGGGCAGTCACTCCCTTGCTCGTACCGGCCACCTTAAAATCCATGTCGCCCAGATGGTCCTCATCACCCAAAATGTCGGAGAGGATCGCCACACGATTTCCTTCCTTCACAAGCCCCATCGCAATACCAGCCACCGGGTCCTGGATCCGTACACCGGCATCCATGAGCGACAACGTAGCACCACAAACAGTGGCCATGGAGGAAGAGCCGTTGGACTCCAAAATCTCGGAGACAATCCGGACCGTGTAAGGAAACGATTCTTCGGATGGAATCATCCGCTTCAACGATCTTTCCGCCAGATTTCCGTGGCCGATCTCCCTTCGCCCGGGGGAACCAAGTCTTTTGACCTCACCAACCGAGAAGGGTGGAAAATTATAATGAAGCATAAACCGCTTCGTCTTCTCTTCAAGGAGGGCATCAATAATCTGCTCATCCTCACCTGTACCAAGCGTCGTGGTAACAAGCGCCTGGGTCTCTCCGCGTGTAAAAAGGGCTGACCCATGGGCCCGCGGGAGAATGCCAACCTCACAGCTGATCGAACGAACATCTTCATAGCCGCGTCCATCGACACGATGACGCTCCTCCAGAACCATTTTTCTCATCGCATTATAATGGAGCTCTTCAAAACCGGACTCGACCAACGCCTTCTTGGATGCCTCGTCTTCCGCGGCAACAAAAGCGGCCAGGACCGACTCCTTCACTTGACCAACTGAATGGGACCTTTTCTGCTTTTCAGGAATCCGGAGTGCCTGTTCCAGATCACGCCCGAATTTCTGGCAAATCTCCTCCGCCATCCGGGAACTATCGGAAGGGGTATTAGACAAAACAATTTTTGGTTTTCCACACGCCTTCTGAAACTCCTCCTGAACGTCAAGCAGGGGGAGGATCGCCCGATGGGCGAACTGGATCGCTGCCAAAATATCTTTTTCCGGGACTTCGTTCGCTTCTCCCTCAACCATCACAACAGCATCCCGCGTCGCGGCCACAATCAATTCAATGTCGCTGATGTCCGTCTCAGAGAGACTCGGATTACACTTAAGCTCCCCATTAACACGAGCAACCCGAACACCGCCGATCGGCCCCATGAAGGGGGCATCGGAGAGCATCAGCGCCGCTGAGGCACCAATCATCGCCAAGGTATCCGGCTCAGTCTCCGGACCGGCCGATAAAACGGTTGCAATCACCTGAATCTCATAATGGAAATTTTCCGGGAAAAGAGGCCGAATGGGACGATCAATAAAGCGGCTTGTCAGAACCTCATGCTCGCTGGGACGGCCTTCACGCTTGAAGAAACCGCCAGGAATCTTGCCGGCCGCGAATGTCTTCTCAATGTAATCGCAGCTTAAAGGGAGAAAATCGACGCCCTCCCTCGGTTTTTTCGACATAACAGCCGTCACAAGAACGATGGTGTCATCGCAACGAACCGTAACAGCCCCGCCCGCCTGACGGGCGAGTTTTCCGGTTTCAATAATAATCCGTTTTCCTCCTAGATTGACTTCACGACATAGTGTCATATTTTCTTCCTTTCTTGCTTTGTCAGTAAACCTGTTCTTGAATTATAAAGGCTCTTTTGACTATTTTATGGGGGAGACAAAAGAAAAGCTGATAACTTAGAAACAGATCCCTTCTACACTCAAGGAATCATTGATAAATTATCAGTCTCTGTACCTGCTCCTCCCTCAAGCCCTCAAGCCTAGTTCCTTTGTAACTTTTTTGTACCTCTCAACATTCCTGTCTCGGAGATAGCTGAGCAGCCTCTTTCGTCGGCCGACCAGGACCAACAGACCCCGTCGCGACTGATGATCCTTCTGATGCCCCTTAAAGTGTTCCGATAGATGGTTGATCCTTTCACTCAAAAGGGCAATCTGGACCTCAGGCGAACCCGTGTCGGTGTCGTGCGTCTTGAACTTTAGTATAACACCCTGTTTTTCAACGATCATAATTGCCGCTACGCTATCACGCCCCGCCTGAGCTTGTAAAGAGGCCATTTCATTATCTGTTAATCCGCTTCAATATGAACTAAGGCCTGATGATCGGATAAAACTTCAAATCTGACCGTATAACCTAAACCGGTAGTACAAGTTGCATTAGGGACCAAGGGGGCATCCGCAAAGTCTTGATTTCCACTTTGTGAATCGGGTGTGCAATCCAAAAGCCAACTACAAGGCATTCCAGCAGAAGTGCATTCGGGATACACACAATGAAGAATCAAGGCTCCATCCGAACCAATGTTGCTAACAATATCACTGTTGTATCCCAGATTAACAATGCGGGTGGCATCATAACCGACAGGCCTTCTGTATTCGATGTAGAGATCTTGGCAGATTTGATTTGTGTCAATATTGTCATTGCCGTGATCATCTAGAAAACTATCCCCCTCATTCGGATCAAAATTCCCCTCGGTATAACTTTGATTGACGTCTAGTTTCAGGCATTGAGGTTGATCTGTGACGACCTCAAGGGCAGTGAGGGTATAGTCATTCTCCCCTTCCGTGAAATTGACAGGGGTTAACCAACCCCTTCTTTCTTTTTCGGCACACTGGTAATGCCCACCCCTGGCCCCCATAGAAACAAAGTAATTGCCATACGTGGTACGTTGATAACAACCAGAACCAAAAGTATGACTACCACATTCCATGCTACTGGCGTGTTTAAAGCGCTGCGCATGACCTCCCTCGTGTAACAGGAGTCTTTCATTAAAAGCAGAATGGCCATGGGTTATGATAGATCGTTCCAGGGTCCCATCATCAGTTTCCAAAGTTAGGACGTCCCGGTAACCTTGCCATTCTTGATAAGAGGGATAGATCACGATCCATTCATAATCATTGTAATTCACCTGGGGATCGAACAGCTCAATAGCCGCCGATGTAACATCAGCACGCGTTTCTGGTCGAGAAATCTCGGCCGTGGCCTCAAAAACCTCAAACTCTGGAAGAAATCTGCCATAAGAAAATTCCCGGAAGAGATCTCTTGTGTTTTCCAGAACCGCATCAATTGTCGTTCGACTACTGATATCTGGATCCGAGGATTCATCCGTCCAGTGGGTGAATAAGACAGCCACACGCACATCGGAGGCACGAGGTGGGGCCATCACCTCGTCTCTCCCCGGCGGAGAGAAGGAAGCCCCCAAAACACCCCACGACCTTATTAAGGTGCGTATGTTAAAGACAATTTCCTGAAATGTGTTTCTCATTTTTGGATCAGATGTTTTGGTTTTAGAAAGAGCGAGGAGAAGCTCCTTAAAATCAGTTTTGTTCACTTTTAAAAACTGCTGAATACCGAAAATGCCTTGATCGAACATTTTTTGGCGCGTCAGTTTTGCAAATGCCTCTTGTCTGGCTAAAATTTTATTATGGCAGCGATCAAGCTTTGCGATGGTTTGTGAAGGAGGCAGATTCTCGGAGCGGACGTGAGAGAGAGCGTCCTTAGCCTTGGCGAGACTCTTCGATAGGGATTCAAATTCCTGAACGAGCTTGAGTTTGGATCGGTAATACACCAAGGTATTACTACAATCCTCTAACTCATCTTGTTCCACCAAAAGATCGTTCAATTGTTCAGCATTGGCTTTTCCAATTTTTACTTTAAAGCCCAGACACTTTTGCCGAGCGCCCTGAAACTCTTGTTGGGCCTTGGAATCCCCCATATTGGCCATTTCAGATTGGAGCCTGTCAAAACTTTGGAGATAATGGTTAATTCTTATCAAAACCTCTTCTTTAATTTTTCCGATGTCTACTCTTGGGGACTGGTCGGAAGATCGAACATATAATGGAATTTTTGAAGAAGCCTTGGTTTTTAGTCTCTTTTGGCCACCGGCCTCGGCATAAAAATTGAAGCTGAGTAGAAAAAAAACCAAGAGCACTAAACAATGAAGTCGTTTAGACACAAAGACTGCCTTAGTGTAACAGAAAATTGGCGTGTCTTTCAAGGCGTCGTTTAGGACGCCAAAACCTCTTCGACGGCAGAATAGATCTTCCTCTGTACCTCTTCGAAGGAACCTTCCAGTTTACAACCGGCTGCCCTTGCATGCCCCCCTCCGCCAAACCGGGCCGCGAGACGAGCCACATCATAACGCTCTTTGGATCGAAAACTGACCTTCCAGCCCCCCCCCTCTTTCTCACGAAAGAAGATCGCCACTTTAACAGTATCCACAGAGCGGGCATAATTGATGAATTCGTCGGAGAGATCGACCGTGGCACCGGTTTCTTCAAGCATCTTCAGCATCAACGTGAGAGAGGCATAGCGGCCATCTGCTGAAATAGCCAGCGTCGGAAGGACCTGACCCAAGAGCTTGAGCCTTGTCACAGGATAACTTTCATAAACCGCCGTCGCAACGGAGGAGGGTAAAACTCCTTGTGCAACAAGCCGTGCGGCCAATTGCAGGACAGAAGCATCCGTATTGGAGTAGCGAAAGTTACCGGTGTCGGTCACGAGTGTCGTGTAAACAGCCAAGGCAATCTCACGGTTCAATGAAACCTTTAGTTTTTGCAACACCTGAAGGACCACCGTTCCCGAGGAAGCGGCTTTGGGTTGAATCAGATTCAGATCACCAGCCCGCTGACTTTTGCGGTGATGGTCTATTACGATAACCTGGCCCCGATGGGGATGTTTGACAAAAGCCTCCCCGACCCGATCCGGTTCGGCACAATCAACGATAAAACTCGCATCATAATATTCTGAAGGATCCAACTTCTGACTGACCGATCCTGCCCGGGGCAAAAAACGGAGATTTCCAGGGACCGGATCTTCATTATAGACCTTCACCCTCTTTCCAAGTTTCTTCAAGCCGATCGCAAGCGCAATGGCCGAACCAAGGGCATCCCCGTCCGGATTAGCATGGGTTGTCACCAGAAAAGAGCGCCCCCGACGAATGGTCTCCAGAATTTTCGACAATTCCCTAGAGTTTGGAGAAGAGCTCTTCAACCCTCTGGATTTCTTGATTTGTTTCATCAAAATAAAACTCCACCTGCGGCATGATTCGAAGTTTGAGCTGAGAGGCGAGACGCCGCCTTACAAACCCTTTCGCCTTTTCAAAAGCCTCCTGAAGAGCCTCCTTCAACTCCGATGTCGCCCCCTTCTCGTAATAAATACGTGCCAGACTCAGGTCCTTTGTCAGATGCACCTTGGTCACAATGATATGCTGGAAACGCGGATCCCTCATCTCATAAAGGAGGATCTCCGTCACGATTTGCCTGACCTCTTCCTTCAATCGTTCAATGCGATGAGACGACATGGCACACCTTAAATGGTAGTTTTTAGAGGGGCCTACAGCTTAGCGGCAATCTCCTGAACCTGATACGACTCAACAATATCCCCCACCTTGATATCGTTAAAATTCTCAATTCCGATGCCGCATTCCAGGCCCACCGTCACCTCGCGTGCATCATCCTTGAAACGCTTGAGCGATGAGAGACGTCCTTCATAAATCACCTTTCCGTCCCTCAAGACACGAACGGGGGCCGAGCGGATGACCTTTCCATCGACCACGGCCGAGCCGGCGATCACTCCAACCTTGCCAATCTTAAAGAGCTGCCTCACCTCAACTCGACCAAGATATTCCTCCTTGCGGATCGGTTTGAGCAGGCCCTCCATCGCCTTCCGAATATCGTCCAATGCCTCGTAGATGATGGAGTAGGTGCGAATCTCAACATGCTCCTTTTCAGCCACTTCGCGACCACGCGCATCCGGCCGGACGTTAAATCCCAGGAGGATCGCATGAGAAGTAACGCCCAACATAACATCGCTCTCCGTTAACGCCCCAACACCCCAATGAACCACGGAGACCTTCACCTTTTCACCCGAAAGCTTTGCAAGCGAATCCCGAAGGGCCTCCGCGGAACCATGAACATCCGCCTTCACAATCACCTTCAGTTCGGGAATGGACGGTCCCTTTTGGGCCTCAGCAAAAAAAGTCTCCAGGTTAGGCCGAACAACTGCCTTTACTTTTCTTTCCCGTTCCAACCGATGTTCAGCAACAAGCCGGGCGTCTTCCTCGGAAGAGACTGCATCAAAAGAATCCCCCGCCTGTGGAACTTGTGAAAGCCCCAAAATTTCTACCGGCATCGAGGGAAGTGCCTCCCGCATCGGCTGACCGCGATGATCCGCCATCGCACGGACCCGGCCCCAAGCAACGCCTGCAACGACGGCATCACCGGCCCTCAGGGTCCCCTGCTGAACGAGCAAAGTCGCGACGGGGCCTCGCCCTTTATCCAATTTCGATTCAATAACAACCCCTTTCGCCTTCATTTCGGAATCGGCCTTGAGCTCCAAAACCTCAGACTGCAGGAGGATCATTTCCAAAAGCTCTTCGAGACCACGCTTCTCCTTGGCAGAAACCGGAATGAAGATGGTGTCCCCTCCCAATTTTTCCGAGACAAGACCATGCTCCATCAATTGACGTTCCACCCTCGCCGGATCGGCTCCGGGCTTGTCAATCTTGTTGATCGCAACCAAAATCGGAACCTTGGCCGCCTTGGCATGATGGATCGCCTCAACCGTCTGCGGCATCACACCATCATCGGCCGCTACAACGAGGATGACGAGATCGGTCGCCTTGGCTCCTCGCGCACGAATGGCCGTAAACGCCTCATGACCGGGGGTATCCAGAAAGGTAATCTTCCCCTTGGGAAGCTCAACCTCGTAGGCCCCGATATGCTGCGTGATTCCCCCGGCCTCTCCCCCAGCAACGTTGGTTCGACGGATTGCATCGAGAAGACTCGTCTTCCCATGATCGACATGCCCCATAATCGTTACAACGGGGGCCCTTAATTTTAAATTTTTCACGGCCGTTTCCGTCAGGACAGCTGCCTCTTCAAAGGCAACATTCTCCACTTCGTATCCAAAGTCGTGTGCAACCAGAACAGCGGTGTCAAAATCAATCGTCTGATTCATCGAGGTAACCATCCCGAGTCCCATCAATTTTCTGACCACCTCAGCCCCCTTAACGCTCATCCGGTGGGCCAGTTCCCCTACGACAATCGTATTTTCGATCCGGATCACCTTTTTACTCGCCTTGGCGACCGTGATTTCCGTCTTTTTAAAATCCCGCTTGGCAACAAGTCTCCGTTTTTTGGATCCCTTGTCGGGCCGGTAGACCCTTTCCAGTTTTTCAGGCGCCTCTGTCAGTATGACGGCAGCCTTCTTAAGCCCTCCCACCCTTTCGATCATTTCCATGTCCAGCTCATCACGAGTCTTCTTGCGTGTAGCCTTTCTGGCAGGTGTCGCAAAATCATCCGCCTCTTTCTCCACAGGCAAAACAGGTTTCTCCAGGCCGGCTGTCGATGTTTCACTTAAGACCTGTGGATCCGAAGAAACGGTTTCTACCGGCAGAGGTGTTTCTTCGGGGGCAAGAGACTCCGGGGCCAAAGCTTGAGGAGAAGGGATGGGGGCCGCTGGGGGCTGAACAGTCCTCCGACGGATAATCGTTGATTTGACCCTTTTTTCTTCAATGCTCGTTTTAACTTCCATAGTTCCCTTAGTACTTCGACTCGTAATTACTATGACGTATGTACAAAGCCAAAAAAATCAACAAAATTACTCGCTCAGCACTAGTCCTGAGTAAATAAATTCGTCACCGAATTTATGAATCGAAGGACTAGGAGGTCGCCTCGGCCTGGTTCTCCTTAATTTCAGATGAATTGTCCGCCCCCTCAAGACAAGCCCTCGAATTTTCAATCAGCTGCACTGCCTTGGCCTGAGGAATGCCTGTCTTTTCCGAAAGCACCTCCGGTGTACATTGAACAATCTGGGAGGGGTGAGTGAACCCGGCCGCCTTCAGGAGCTCCATCGTCTTCGCTCCGATCCCCTTGACGGAATTAAGAGATTTTTCCTCTCCCCGAAGATCGCTCCCCTCCCGATTTTCACGAACATACTTCTGAGCCGCCTTATGAATCCCTTCAATCTGACCTGCCAAGCCGGGCACCTTACGAAGCTCTTCCAAGGAGGCCTCTGCAATCTCTTCAGGAGAACGGTAGGCCTGACTGTATAAAATGGTGGCGGTCGATTCTTCAACCTGCAAGGTGTCGACCAGGTTTTTCTTCGCCTTCTTGGCCATCTCTTCCAGTTTTGATTCACTGTAAATATCGATACTCCAGCCGGTCAGCTCCGCCGCAAGACGAACATTCTGCCCTTTCTTGCCAATGGCAAGGGACAACTGGTCGTCCGGTACGACGATCTCCATACTGTGGTCCTTCTCATTGATAATGACGCGTGAGACCTCTGCCGGAGCAATCGCGTTACAGACAAACCGGGCCGGATCGTTATCCCAGGCAACAATATCGATTTTCTCTCCGCGCAATTCCTGCACAACACTCTGGACGCGCGACCCCTTCATTCCAACACAAGCCCCTACCGGATCGACGTCCGAGTCACGCGAATAAACGGCGATCTTTGAACGCGCCCCCGCTTCACGGGCGGCATTCTTGATCTCCACAATCTTCGCTGTGATCTCCGGAACCTCCATCTCAAAGAGCTTGACCATGAACCGGCGATCGCGCCTCGATAGAATCAACTGGGGACCGTAGTGTGTCTTTTCAATAGAAAGAAAATAGGCCTGAATACGGTCTCCCGGCTTGAAAATTTCCGTTCGGACCTGTTCCCGCGGGGGAACGATTGCCTCGGCCCGTCCCACATCAACAATAAGCGTGTTCTTCTCCACGCGACGAACCATCCCTGTGATAATCTCACCCACCCGGTCTTTATATTCGTTGAAAATAATATCCCGCTCCGCATCCCGGACCTTCTGGACGATCACCTGTTTTGCCGTCTGTGCCGCGATACGCCCCAAAAAGCGGTTGTCGAGTTTTTCCCCGATAGAATCCCCCATCTGGGCATCCGGATCGAGTTTTTTAGCCTCTTCAAGCGAAACCTGGGTCAACTCCGTTTCAACAGGATCGGCAACCGTCCTGAACTGGAACAGCTCCACCTCGCCTATCTCCTCATTATAGCGGGCCTCAATCTCCCGTTCGTGCCCGTATTTTTTTCGGGCCGCCATGAGCATGGCCGCCTCCAGTGCCTGAATAACCTGCTCCTTCGGAATAGACTTTTCCTTACTCACATGTTCAATAACTCTGTTTAGATCCTGCAACATCGCTCTCCTCCTCCTTCTTACTTGCCTTCAAAAACAAGATGTCCCCTCTCAACGGTATTGAAAGGGATCCGATATTCCTGTCCGTCAATCTGCATCCGTATCACTCCCTGCTCAATCCCCTGGAGAATTCCCTTGAAGTTTCTCCGACCCTCAATGGAAGGTCCCGTCCTAAGAGCTGCCTTCCGGCCGGCAAACTTCAGATAATCCTCCTCCTTCACGAGGGGACGATCCAATCCGGGACTTGAGACCTCCAGATAATAATGACCCGGCAGGACCTCCTCAACCTCAAGCGGCGTCTCAATCTCGCGTGAAATCTGCTGGCATTCGCCCAGGCTGATTCCCCCTTCGCGATCAACGGAAACCCTCAAAACAGCCCGTCCCGCTTCACTCAAAAACCGGAGCTCAACGAGATCACAGCCAAGCCCACGAACAATTGGCTCAATGATTGCCTGTGCCTTCTTTAAATCCGGTCTCATGAGCCATCCCTGAAAATAAAAAAGTGGGCGTCAGGCCCACTTCCGGTACTTTCCGAAAATGTGGGGGCAGGCTAGATCAAACGCCCTCCCCTTGCAACCCCTTTTTCACCCCCATTTTCAGCTCTTTCAGTTATGAGCCGGCTTAAAGGTATAAATATTCTGATTGGCATAGGTAATCTGGGCTCCGATCAACACAACGAGCCAGGTGTAATAAATCCAGACAAGGAATATCGGAATGATCCCCAATGACCCATAGACCGCGCTGTAGGTGACCACCTTGGAGGCGTACAGGGC
The genomic region above belongs to Deltaproteobacteria bacterium and contains:
- a CDS encoding SurA N-terminal domain-containing protein, which encodes MLDLLRRRASSWLIKAMLAVIVLSFALYFGYTQIEYQRQRSKQSIAVVGDTVIPRQTFDVFLENNLSQLRQSSREELPENFETFLKQNLLQQLVAQEVAHLYALSLGIRVPDKKVAEAIQENSMFVKNGVFDYEFYHNNYRPYFNKRFGEDFEKVVKKELALNYLSRLSSLCYDPWEGVLRQSNREEKTLSSSQILSQWIEHFREQTKIQIYPDTV
- a CDS encoding HD domain-containing protein — its product is MNKPKYRFIQTLFDQGGEVYEVGGTVRDHLLHRSHKDNDLLVTKLSYTQILDILKPLGEVFTVGKSFGVIKFHPKESPDLCFDLALPRKEVSTGVGHRDFEVDFNPDLPVEFDLARRDFTINAMALHLKKQTLIDPFGGEEDLKGKILRAVSDRAFEEDPLRLLRGIQFAARFELIVEEKTLASIKKNASLIQTVSVERIAEEIRKLFLARQPSRGFVLMQQTGLLGHVFPELEQNVGVKQGNKIRNDDVFMHTMRVLDASREDKAIPSAGDLELMLSALYHDVGKARTRRFVPEKNRITFYGHQTLSNKMARKRFQVLKLSTIGVDVERVANLIEHHMFQTKSFFSDRAIRRFINKVGPDLILKLVDLRLADNRGGKYPEGIHGVLRLRKKIAEELANQPPLSPKDLAVSGFDIMKLGVPEGPLVGQILKDLLEVVIDNPERNNQEELIQLAKEIIQKEQGKK
- a CDS encoding dephospho-CoA kinase, with translation MPKKSSKKNRVKNNKKSHPPFGEKEFVRSVWKAMREQEKKNPSIALLHKKLSGEMNKTELIGLTGGMASGKSLIASFFKKRKVPVVDADQVAREVVQPETPAWQKIVQTFGPGILKPDKNIDRQGLGQIVFSNESRRKILEEITHPEIFKGIRAKVDQFRKKGFPIIVIDAALLFESGLDCGMKSTILVVTKPSVQLKRLMKRDKLSEADAWNRILSQTGEGQKRERATYVIDNSETRLATEKQFLKIWRDVGPDHPRRAGHGL
- the pnp gene encoding polyribonucleotide nucleotidyltransferase, coding for MTLCREVNLGGKRIIIETGKLARQAGGAVTVRCDDTIVLVTAVMSKKPREGVDFLPLSCDYIEKTFAAGKIPGGFFKREGRPSEHEVLTSRFIDRPIRPLFPENFHYEIQVIATVLSAGPETEPDTLAMIGASAALMLSDAPFMGPIGGVRVARVNGELKCNPSLSETDISDIELIVAATRDAVVMVEGEANEVPEKDILAAIQFAHRAILPLLDVQEEFQKACGKPKIVLSNTPSDSSRMAEEICQKFGRDLEQALRIPEKQKRSHSVGQVKESVLAAFVAAEDEASKKALVESGFEELHYNAMRKMVLEERHRVDGRGYEDVRSISCEVGILPRAHGSALFTRGETQALVTTTLGTGEDEQIIDALLEEKTKRFMLHYNFPPFSVGEVKRLGSPGRREIGHGNLAERSLKRMIPSEESFPYTVRIVSEILESNGSSSMATVCGATLSLMDAGVRIQDPVAGIAMGLVKEGNRVAILSDILGDEDHLGDMDFKVAGTSKGVTALQMDIKIAGISEEILSQALDQARRGRLHILGKMIQAIALPKPELSPYAPRMTMIKIPKDMIGALIGTGGKNIRGIIEETGAKVDVEDDGSVKIFAINEEAMRKAVEKVEASTAVPELGKIYTGKVAKITDFGAFVTILPNTDGLLHISQIDYQRVNRVEDVLKEGDEVQVKVIRIEPSGKVALSRRDTMPAPEGWTPPPEGEGQRRDRGPRDRDRGGFRDRDRRASGGRDRRPSRF
- the rpsO gene encoding 30S ribosomal protein S15 encodes the protein MIVEKQGVILKFKTHDTDTGSPEVQIALLSERINHLSEHFKGHQKDHQSRRGLLVLVGRRKRLLSYLRDRNVERYKKVTKELGLRA
- a CDS encoding bifunctional oligoribonuclease/PAP phosphatase NrnA — translated: MSKILETIRRGRSFLVTTHANPDGDALGSAIALAIGLKKLGKRVKVYNEDPVPGNLRFLPRAGSVSQKLDPSEYYDASFIVDCAEPDRVGEAFVKHPHRGQVIVIDHHRKSQRAGDLNLIQPKAASSGTVVLQVLQKLKVSLNREIALAVYTTLVTDTGNFRYSNTDASVLQLAARLVAQGVLPSSVATAVYESYPVTRLKLLGQVLPTLAISADGRYASLTLMLKMLEETGATVDLSDEFINYARSVDTVKVAIFFREKEGGGWKVSFRSKERYDVARLAARFGGGGHARAAGCKLEGSFEEVQRKIYSAVEEVLAS
- the rbfA gene encoding 30S ribosome-binding factor RbfA, producing the protein MSSHRIERLKEEVRQIVTEILLYEMRDPRFQHIIVTKVHLTKDLSLARIYYEKGATSELKEALQEAFEKAKGFVRRRLASQLKLRIMPQVEFYFDETNQEIQRVEELFSKL